A genomic segment from Muntiacus reevesi chromosome 15, mMunRee1.1, whole genome shotgun sequence encodes:
- the RD3L gene encoding protein RD3-like, with protein sequence MPFFGWMKWPKYDSYKSTHYPDSDVVTKTLLRELKWHLKERERLIQETENEQKVKKTGVDYNWLRSYQSPQAAIPATEQRQLEVLCSQVQPCQTGTVLSRFREILAENDVLPWEIVYIFKQVLQDVLSGADRASPQEGPEGPPSAARPGLAATPGGGPEGPDKDEIPTISSYVDRNTENRFPTLSHRIWNLPYYYPSS encoded by the exons ATGCCATTTTTTGGCTGGATGAAATGGCCAAAATATGATTCCTACAAATCCACACACTACCCTGACTCGGACGTGGTGACAAAGACTCTGCTTCGGGAATTAAAGTGGCATCTGAAGGAACGGGAGAGGCTGATACAAGAGACTGAAAATgagcaaaaagtgaaaaaaacaggTGTGGATTACAACTGGCTGAGAAGCTACCAGAGTCCCCAGGCAGCCATTCCAGCTACTGAACAAAGACAGCTCGAAGTTCTCTGCTCACAGGTTCAACCTTGTCAAACGGGAACTGTTCTCAGCAG ATTTCGAGAAATCCTGGCAGAAAACGATGTCCTGCCGTGGGAGATCGTCTACATCTTCAAGCAGGTTCTGCAAGACGTCCTGAGCGGCGCGGACAGGGCCAGCCCGCAGGAGGGCCCCGAGGGGCCCCCGAGCGCAGCGCGCCCCGGGCTCGCCGCGACCCCAGGGGGTGGCCCCGAGGGGCCAGACAAAGACGAAATCCCCACCATCTCAAGTTATGTAGACAGAAACACAGAGAACAGGTTCCCAACACTCTCACATCGAATATGGAACCTACCGTATTACTACCCATCCAGTTAA